A single window of Rhizobium sp. SL42 DNA harbors:
- a CDS encoding LacI family DNA-binding transcriptional regulator codes for MKPTVHDIAVHAGVSLATVDRVLNRRPGVSARTRDKVDQAVSTLGFVRDVAAANLAKGRTYPLTFIIPSNDNSFMRGLRLALDEATGRAAVERIAIRLIDVPAFDATALADALDAALVGAPAGIAFVAVDAPEVVEAANRVAAAGVPLVTLVSDLSGASRDHYAGIDNAAAGRTAASLLGRFLGGRDGAVAVLAGSMLVRDHRERCEAFEAVMTKDFARFEILPVVEGRDDPATVDALVSRLFAERGDIVGLYSLGAGNRGLVRALEKVASSSRPAVIAHELTETTRAALDAGLIDAVLNQDAGHEVRSAIRVLKAKADGLPVVAAQERIRLDIFLKDNLP; via the coding sequence ATGAAGCCAACCGTACATGACATCGCGGTCCATGCCGGGGTCAGCCTTGCAACCGTCGACCGGGTCTTGAACCGGCGCCCGGGCGTGAGTGCGCGGACCCGCGACAAGGTGGATCAGGCGGTGTCGACGCTCGGTTTCGTGCGCGACGTGGCGGCGGCCAATCTGGCCAAGGGACGGACCTATCCGCTGACATTCATCATTCCCTCCAACGACAATTCCTTCATGCGCGGCCTCCGGCTTGCGCTGGACGAGGCGACGGGGCGTGCGGCCGTGGAACGGATTGCGATCCGGCTCATCGATGTGCCCGCCTTCGACGCGACGGCACTTGCCGATGCGCTCGATGCCGCACTTGTCGGCGCTCCAGCCGGGATTGCCTTTGTCGCCGTCGATGCGCCGGAGGTCGTAGAGGCTGCCAATCGAGTTGCCGCGGCCGGCGTGCCCCTGGTCACGCTTGTCTCGGATCTGTCGGGCGCAAGCCGCGATCATTATGCCGGGATCGACAATGCTGCGGCCGGTCGCACCGCCGCCAGCCTGCTCGGGCGGTTTCTCGGTGGCCGCGATGGCGCCGTCGCCGTTCTGGCGGGATCGATGCTGGTGCGCGACCATCGCGAGCGCTGCGAGGCGTTCGAAGCCGTGATGACCAAGGACTTTGCCCGTTTCGAGATCCTGCCGGTGGTCGAGGGACGGGATGATCCGGCGACGGTCGACGCGCTGGTCAGTCGGCTCTTTGCCGAACGTGGTGACATCGTCGGTCTCTACAGCCTGGGTGCCGGCAACCGCGGTCTGGTGCGGGCGCTGGAAAAGGTGGCGTCGTCCAGCAGGCCGGCGGTCATCGCGCACGAACTGACCGAGACAACACGCGCGGCGCTCGACGCCGGCCTGATCGATGCGGTGCTCAACCAGGATGCGGGCCACGAGGTGCGCAGTGCCATCCGGGTGCTGAAAGCCAAGGCCGACGGCTTGCCGGTGGTGGCCGCGCAAGAGCGTATCCGGCTCGACATATTCTTGAAGGACAATCTGCCCTGA